Proteins encoded within one genomic window of Terriglobus sp. TAA 43:
- a CDS encoding DUF6492 family protein, with the protein MKLSAVMPLKTTGRHYADNIPRCDILFSSLRHFSTPDIFDRFLIVVPHDEVEAAKKYSRAWNDFPIEIVDESEHFGVFQKYNQRHQIRNWHRQQIIKLYGSELIDTEYFLVFDPDTFATHPFTIDTLLPGGKALTHMQSREIEKVFWSNSAELLKQDPHLEKDGIWLTPVTMSATLCRALHKRLEGMFSIPWMEVLLQRYAMDWTEYTLYWLNAEQQGLIDQFHAFPQPGGVELHTSQSIWRAGTGGENLQKWDAAKHFSPDDKGIFAVIQSNTGLNIDQITKKLEPYMPIQRQPYNRQFDVKLKIAETYSAIVRQVMKRAGGALGGR; encoded by the coding sequence ATGAAGCTGAGCGCCGTAATGCCGCTGAAGACCACGGGACGGCACTACGCCGACAATATTCCCCGCTGCGATATTCTCTTCTCTTCCCTGCGCCATTTCTCCACGCCGGATATCTTTGACCGCTTCCTGATCGTCGTTCCGCATGACGAAGTGGAAGCTGCAAAGAAGTATTCGCGCGCATGGAACGACTTCCCCATCGAGATTGTCGATGAGAGCGAACACTTCGGTGTCTTCCAGAAGTACAACCAGCGCCACCAGATTCGTAACTGGCACCGGCAGCAGATCATTAAGCTGTACGGCTCCGAACTAATTGACACCGAATACTTCCTGGTCTTCGATCCAGACACGTTCGCCACGCACCCCTTCACCATTGACACGCTGTTGCCCGGCGGCAAAGCGCTGACACATATGCAGTCGCGCGAAATCGAAAAGGTCTTCTGGAGTAACTCCGCAGAGCTGTTGAAGCAGGACCCACATCTGGAAAAGGACGGCATCTGGCTTACGCCTGTGACCATGTCCGCCACGCTATGCCGTGCCCTACACAAGCGCCTGGAAGGCATGTTCAGCATTCCGTGGATGGAGGTCCTTCTACAGCGCTACGCCATGGATTGGACCGAGTACACACTGTACTGGCTGAATGCGGAACAACAAGGATTGATCGATCAGTTCCACGCCTTCCCGCAACCAGGCGGTGTGGAGTTGCACACCAGTCAAAGCATCTGGCGCGCAGGTACGGGCGGCGAGAACCTGCAGAAGTGGGATGCTGCAAAGCATTTCTCGCCGGACGACAAAGGCATCTTCGCCGTGATCCAGAGCAACACCGGCCTGAACATCGATCAGATTACGAAGAAGCTGGAACCGTACATGCCGATTCAGCGTCAACCGTATAACCGGCAGTTTGACGTGAAACTGAAGATTGCAGAAACCTACTCCGCAATTGTCCGGCAGGTAATGAAACGGGCAGGCGGCGCATTAGGCGGCCGCTGA